A genome region from Panicum virgatum strain AP13 chromosome 4K, P.virgatum_v5, whole genome shotgun sequence includes the following:
- the LOC120703844 gene encoding uncharacterized protein At2g34160-like yields MEEVTEGVNNMAITEPHKKNRIQVSNTKKPLFFYVNLAKRYMQQHEEVELSALGMAIATVVTVAEILKNNGLAVAKKIMTSTVDVTDDSRNRPIQKAKIEIVLGKTEKFDELMAAAEEEREAAKAEEQS; encoded by the exons ATGGAGGAGGTGACGGAGGGAGTGAACAACATGGCGATTACGGAGCCGCACAAGAAGAACCGGATCCAGGTCTCCAACACCAAGAAGCCGCTATTCTTCTACGTCAACCTCGCCAAG AGGTACATGCAGCAGCACGAGGAGGTGGAGCTCTCGGCCCTTGGCATGG CCATTGCCACAGTTGTGACTGTTGCTGAAATTCTAAAAAATAATGGGCTTGCTGTTGCAAAGA AGATCATGACGTCCACAGTTGATGTCACGGATGATTCAAGGAATCGCCCTATTCAGAAAGCCAAG ATCGAAATAGTGCTGGGCAAGACAGAGAAATTCGATGAATTGATGGCAGCAGctgaggaggagagggaagctGCCAAGGCGGAGGAGCAGAGCTAA
- the LOC120703845 gene encoding adenine nucleotide transporter BT1, chloroplastic/mitochondrial-like, producing the protein MAATMVAMTAKSKNSVLAVEKKQGWSIQPPELRFPWDSRDDKGFSLSLQGTGPAHGGLFASVGLKVSTGAPAVAPSPGEKDIKIPFADHCVKYVSEAVGYQVISTEAEPVEEEVVDGKAKKKAKKHGLKLKIKIGNPHLRRLVSGAVAGAVSRTCVAPLETIRTHLMVGSNGNSMTEVFQSIMNTEGWTGLFRGNLVNVIRVAPSKAIELFAFDTAKKFLTPKADESPKTFLPPSLLAGALAGVSSTLCMYPLELIKTRLTIEKDVYNNFLHAFVKILREEGPSELYRGLTPSLIGVVPYAATNYYAYDTLKKLYRKTFKQEEISNIATLFIGSAAGAISSSATFPLEVARKQMQVGAVGGRQVYKNVFHALYCIMEKEGIGGLYKGLGPSCIKLMPAAGISFMCYEACKKILVEDDEESE; encoded by the exons ATGGCGGCAACGATGGTGGCGATGACGGCCAAGAGCAAGAACAGCGTATTAGCCGTGGAGAAGAAGCAGGGCTGGTCTATTCAGCCCCCCGAGCTCCGGTTCCCATGGGATTCTCGTGATGACAAGGGCTTCTCTCTAAGCCTGCAAGGCACTGGGCCTGCTCATGGCGGGCTGTTTGCTAGCGTTGGTCTTAAAGTGTCGACGGGCGCGCCAGCAGTGGCACCCAGTCCGGGGGAGAAGGACATTAAGATTCCCTTCGCTGATCATTGCGTAAAGTATGTTTCTGAGGCGGTTGGGTACCAAGTTATTAGCACCGAGGCTGAGCCAGTAGAGGAGGAGGTGGTTGATGGTAAGGCAAAGAAGAAGGCCAAGAAGCATGGGCTGAAGCTCAAAATCAAGATTGGGAACCCACATTTGAGGCGGCTGGTTAGTGGAGCAGTTGCGGGGGCTGTTTCCAGGACTTGCGTGGCACCGTTAGAGACGATTAGGACTCACTTGATGGTCGGGAGCAATGGGAACTCGATGACGGAGGTGTTCCAGTCGATCATGAACACTGAGGGGTGGACTGGGCTGTTCCGTGGGAATCTTGTCAATGTTATCCGTGTtgcgccaagcaaagcaattgAG TTGTTTGCTTTCGATACAGCCAAGAAATTCTTGACTCCAAAGGCTGATGAGTCCCCAAAAACATTCCTCCCTCCGTCACTTCTTGCTGGAGCACTTGCTGGAGTCAGCTCAACATTGTGCATGTATCCTTTGGAATTGATTAAGACCAGATTGACAATAGAG AAAGATGTCTACAACAACTTCCTTCATGCCTTTGTCAAGATTCTACGAGAGGAAGGCCCATCAGAACTGTACCGTGGTCTGACACCGAGTCTGATAGGAGTGGTGCCATATGCCGCAACTAACTACTACGCGTATGACACCCTGAAGAAGCTCTACAGGAAGACATTCAAGCAGGAGGAGATCAGCAACATTGCTACTCTCTTCATCGGCTCAGCCGCTGGTGCCATCTCAAGCAGTGCCACTTTCCCGCTCGAGGTGGCCCGCAAGCAAATGCAGGTTGGAGCAGTTGGTGGGAGGCAAGTCTACAAGAACGTGTTCCATGCCCTCTACTGCATAATGGAGAAGGAAGGGATTGGCGGGCTGTACAAGGGACTTGGGCCCAGCTGCATCAAGCTGATGCCTGCGGCAGGCATCTCGTTCATGTGCTACGAGGCCTGTAAGAAGATCCTGGTAGAAGATGATGAGGAGAGCGAGTGA
- the LOC120703847 gene encoding uncharacterized protein LOC120703847 — MSMGLRCLCDETVMEVMWGLKNIMPTLVPEEKSRLTREDHLPRSQGLKKFLNRYGFYVKPEMVNKRIILAASTLLDCELIEQKHFATLKEVGERIKDVSGINTEGWSLLKLATAPMIIFYPEENIVAGNPKMMFTDAE; from the exons ATGAGCATG GGTTTACGCTGCCTGTGTGATGAAACTGTGATGGAGGTGATGTGGGGCCTCAAGAATATCATGCCTACTTTAGTACctgaagaaaaatcaaggctgACTAGGGAGGACCACCTTCCCAGGAGTCAAGGACTAAAAAAGTTCCTGAATCGTTATGGCTTTTATGTCAAACCAGAGATG GTTAATAAGCGGATTATTCTGGCAGCCAGTACCTTGCTTGATTGTGAACTTATTGAGCAGAAACATTTTGCAACCTTGAAAGAGGTTGGCGAGCGCATTAAGGACGTGTCTGGCATCAACACAGAGGGTTGGAGCTTACTGAAACTTGCAACAGCTCCGATGATTATATTTTATCCTGAAGAAAATATTGTAGCAGGAAACCCTAAAATG ATGTTTACAGATGCTGAGTGA